Within the Verrucomicrobiota bacterium genome, the region GGGAAACCGAGGCAAATCACGGTTCTTACGGAGGGTTCAATGCGAATTTCGATTTAGAGACCGAGAAGTTTCACTATGGTATTGGCCGATTGCCAAAACTAAGGATTATCCGCACACATCCTGTAACGGGTGCAACGATTGAAGGAGCGGATTTACCATGCTGGCCAGAGCTACGTGAACTGGCCCTGAAGGGACACCGCCTATTACCTCAGATTAAAGCACTGGGTTGGGATCTTGCCTTTACAACGCGAGGTGCTGAGGTCGTTGAATGCAATACACAGTGGGGACTGATGCCGGGAACAGTGTTAGGGAAAACCAACTTCATTAAATACCACCTCCAGGCACTCGAAAATAGTTGATCCAGTCACGCTAGGGCTGAAGTACACGAATCACGCGATCACCCTGATGAACTCGGCCATAGGCATCGGTGGCTTCAACTTCGATTAGTTGCGAACCGGAGTCCAGGTTTGCGGGAAGCGTTGCTTTCCATAAATGAGCTGAAGGAAAGGGAGCATTGAGTTGACGTTTATCCTCGGGATTCAACTCCATCTCACGATCGCGAATGGCTACATATTGAGGATCGAATTCCTCGACCTTTTCCAAGCTTACCCAACTTCCTTTTTCACCCACCTTCATTTTCACGACCGATTTTTCGGAACCATTGAACACATTCACGTAAACAAAAATTTTAGCAGCGTCTGTAACGGTGACTTCATCGGGTGCAAAGACACTCAGCTGGTAGGATTCAGGTTGGCGCGCGGCCTTGAAGTCAAAGGTGTGTTCGGTGCCTTCAAAAGTAACAATAGCGTAACCGTTGGGCGCTCCATCGCGCATGGTGGCATGCGGAATACCCTGTTCGTCTTTGGCACCCTTCCACCAGGTACCACAAACCGTAACCGTTACTATATGGTGATGTGGCTCCTCACCCATCCAACCATCCTCTTCGCCAATATATTGGTGGGCCTGCCAGTGCGTATGACCGGAGAGGGACAAGGTATGTGGCCGGTGTTCAATGAGACGGTACAGCTCTCCACGATTCCCAATGTTTCCCAATGGAATATGCATCATCAGCACCACCAATCTTGACTCTGGAACCAGCTCGAGGTCATTTTTAACAAAAGCAATTTGTTGAGCATCCAAGCCGCCGGTATAGGAACCCTTCCCTTCGCGATGGGCCCAATCAACATCGTCCAGCACAATAAAATGAACAGGACCGTAATCGAACGAATAGTAGTTCGGCCCAAAGTAACGGGTAAAGGTTTCATCGGAATCTGCGTCCTCAGTCGCTTCTTTGTTCAGATCATGATTCCCGATTACGTTGTACCAGGGAATTCCAATAAGCGCTACATTGGCGTTGGAAGAATCAAACAGTTCAAGTTGGTCGAACATAATGTCTCCCAATGTTACACCGAATTTCGCATCCGTACCGATCAACTCAACGATGACATCATGTGAAATATAATCCACCTCTTCCTGGTTCCTCGGTTGTGGATCACCAAAAAAGATGGTGCGAAAGCGGTCCGGTTCAGTCTGAGGATGAAGTGGGAAATCGATCGATTTCGGTAAAGATCCTGTTGGATCCACGCCCCGGTATTCAAAATGCTGCGGAGAGCCTGCCGGTTTATGAACATAGTAAAACTGCGGCAGATTGTTTGCGTCCAGCGGCGTCGCCCAACCCGATGGTTTTATAACAAAGAAAATGGTATCCTCATCATAGGGTAGCGACCACTTCCCTTCCGAGTCAGTCAACACGACCTCCCGCTGATTCGAGACCGGCACAGCAGGCAGTCCACGTTCCCCCGCATCCCGCAAACCATTTTGATTTCGGTCTTCGAAAACAATCCCGCGAGCATTGGCAGCTGATAATTGCGTTACGCCAGAACAGGTAACAAACAACAACCCAATCAATTGGAGAAATATTGCCGAAGTCCTATGAATAGGCAACGACCCGGGAACGCGTTTCAGGGAGAATGGGTTAGAGAAGGATTTCATCAGATGAAAAGAAAGCAGGAAGCTGACCTGCAGCAAACCTTTTCAAAATCCTGGAAGTACATAAGTTCGAGGAAAAATGGTTACCCGACTGTACCCCCGGGAGGGTTCGATTATGACCTACGGGTCCAAAAAACCGCAGTGCAATAGTGCAATTTTCAGTAATACTCCGAACCCTTTTCGAATTAGCCAATAATCCAGAGGTAGATTTTATAAAATGTACCTTGAGAAATATTTCTCACAAACTGGTTGTGATCTTTACATGGTATTTTTTTCAATCAGGAGTAGTATAACAGGTTTTAACACCAGAATCACTGCCATACCAAGATCATATACCCATGAATAAGAAAACAACCGTATCACGTCGTAAATTCCTTGCCGCTTCAGCAACTGCTGTAGCCTTCCCAACGATCATTCCGGCAAGTGCTCTGGGAGCTGGGAAAAAGCCCGCTCCTTCAAACCGTATCAATGTAGCCTGCCTCGGCTTTGGTACGATCGCTTATACGACGGTGCCGAATTTCCTAAACAACGATGGGGTTCAAGTCGTTGCAATGGCGGATCCGAATCGCTACTCTGGAAACTATGGCTACCAGGGAGAAAAAGTCGGAGGTCGTTTGGCCGGTATGCAGATGGTGAACGAACACTATGCGAAAGATACCGGACGCCTACACTATAACGGTTGTCGCTCTTATGAAGATTTCCGCGAGCTGTTGGACAACGAAGACGTGGATGCCGTTAATATTTCTACACCTGACCATTGGCATGCCGTAATGGCGATTTATTGCGCCAACAAAAAAAAGCATGTGTATGGCCAAAAACCATTGGCAGTAACCGTCGCTGAAGGTCGCGCCATGGCTCAAGCGGTCGCTCGTAACAAAATAACCTGGCAGACAGGCAGCCAGCAGCGTTCAGAATCCCAATTTCGCGAAGCGGTGGAATTCGTTCGCAACGGCCGCATAGGCAACCTTAAAAAAATTACGATTAAAATTCCTGGAGGCCATTCCGACTGGAACCAAATGGGAGACCGAAAAAAGCCCGAATCAGTTCCAGAGGGTTTAAACTACGATCTTTGGGAAGGCCCGGCACCACACCGCGAATACCGTCCA harbors:
- a CDS encoding calcineurin-like phosphoesterase family protein, with the protein product MKSFSNPFSLKRVPGSLPIHRTSAIFLQLIGLLFVTCSGVTQLSAANARGIVFEDRNQNGLRDAGERGLPAVPVSNQREVVLTDSEGKWSLPYDEDTIFFVIKPSGWATPLDANNLPQFYYVHKPAGSPQHFEYRGVDPTGSLPKSIDFPLHPQTEPDRFRTIFFGDPQPRNQEEVDYISHDVIVELIGTDAKFGVTLGDIMFDQLELFDSSNANVALIGIPWYNVIGNHDLNKEATEDADSDETFTRYFGPNYYSFDYGPVHFIVLDDVDWAHREGKGSYTGGLDAQQIAFVKNDLELVPESRLVVLMMHIPLGNIGNRGELYRLIEHRPHTLSLSGHTHWQAHQYIGEEDGWMGEEPHHHIVTVTVCGTWWKGAKDEQGIPHATMRDGAPNGYAIVTFEGTEHTFDFKAARQPESYQLSVFAPDEVTVTDAAKIFVYVNVFNGSEKSVVKMKVGEKGSWVSLEKVEEFDPQYVAIRDREMELNPEDKRQLNAPFPSAHLWKATLPANLDSGSQLIEVEATDAYGRVHQGDRVIRVLQP
- a CDS encoding Gfo/Idh/MocA family oxidoreductase, with the protein product MNKKTTVSRRKFLAASATAVAFPTIIPASALGAGKKPAPSNRINVACLGFGTIAYTTVPNFLNNDGVQVVAMADPNRYSGNYGYQGEKVGGRLAGMQMVNEHYAKDTGRLHYNGCRSYEDFRELLDNEDVDAVNISTPDHWHAVMAIYCANKKKHVYGQKPLAVTVAEGRAMAQAVARNKITWQTGSQQRSESQFREAVEFVRNGRIGNLKKITIKIPGGHSDWNQMGDRKKPESVPEGLNYDLWEGPAPHREYRPATLPLNWRHNYDYSGGMITDWGAHHVDIAQWAMGMDGSGPIQIDIKSSELPANDDLYNTATKFSFTCTYASGVQMVVQDKGEDSDGITFEGDNGKSIFVKRGSITMDPYDLRREQIKDDEERVYKSTDHVGNFVDCIKSGKQTVAPIEAAHRTISICHLANIAIRLGRKTLKWDPKRERILEDAEASKYLSRPIRGNWKLR